Genomic window (Sulfurimonas sp.):
GTATAAAACGAATCATCTGCGCACTTCCTAGCATCTTTCCTGAACGAGCAAGAGTATAGATATAAGCAAAACCACTATAAAAATAGATGCCTTCTAAAATTTGATTTGCAAAACATGCTTTTACAAAGTTGTGTTCAGTTGGGTTTGCTGCTAACTCTTGATATATAGCGGCAATTGCATCATTTTTACTCTTTAACATCATATCTGTACGCCAAAGTTCATAAATCTCTTCAGAGTTTGTGGAGATGCTATCAACCATTACTGCGTAAGATTGTGAGTGAAGCGCTTCTTCAAATGATTGACGAACTAAAATAAGATTTATTTCTGGAGAAGTCACATAAGGGTTTACATTGTCAATAAGATTATTTGTTTGCAATGAGTCCATGAAAATTAACTGCGAAAGAGCCTTATCATAAGCTGCTTTTTCAGCCTCAGTAAGGTTTTTATAATCATTTATATCACGAGTCATATCTACTTCTTTTGGAAACCAAGTGTTGTTTAGCATCACTTCCCAAAGATTATATGCCCATTGATATTTGATATTATTTAACTCAAATATACCAGTTGGATCTCCACCAAATATTTTTCTATCGTTTACATCTTCTGTTGATTCTGGATTATATATCTTTTTTCTGTTCATATTAAAGCCTATTTTTATAAGTTATTGATTATATCTAAAACTTCGCTAAACTTCTATTATGATTAATCAATTTAAACCTTCTTTTTTACTAAAAAACGAGCATGTTCAAACGCTCTATTCATCTATGTTTACTAGGTGCCCTTGGGGTAGAAAAATCAAATCACATAAGTTTGAGATAGAGCGATTTGAGTTAAGTGATGGAGATTTTATAGATTGTTACTGGTATAACTTCCAAGAAATAGAATCCAAAAAACCTATTGTTATGCTTTTTCATGGTCTTGCTGGTTCCTATAAATCTCCCTATATCCAAGGAACAATGCAAGAACTAGATAAAAATGGTTTCAATAGCGTTGTTGTACACTTTAGAAGCTGTTCTGGAGTTATGAATAAAAGTCCTAACTCTTATCATAGCGGTAAAACAGATGATGCTTTAGAATTTATAGATAGCTTGAAAAACAGGTATAAAAATAACAAACTTTTTTGTACAGGCTACTCACTTGGTGGAAATATGCTTTTAAAACTTTTAGGTGAGTTAGCTGAGCAGTCCCCTATTACAGCAGCCATTTCAGTATCTGCTCCAATGCAGTTAGATATTTGTGCAGATTACATAGATAATGGTTTTTCAAAATTTTACCAATACATCCTTGTAAAAAATCTAAATGATTCTTTAAGAGAAAAGTTTAAAACACATGATTTTAAAACTCTCATAAATTTAGAAGAAAAAGATATAAAAAACTTAAAAACTTTTTGGGATTTTGATGATGCTTATACTGCTCCTATTCATGGTTTTGCATCTGCACAGGACTACTACACAAAATCAAGTTCAAAACAGTTTTTAAAACATATACAAACTAACACTCTTATTATTCACTCTTTAGACGACCCTTTTATGACACCAAAAATTCTTCCAAATAAAGATGAAATATCTCCATGTGTAAAACTAGAAGTACATCAAAATGGCGGTCATGTTGGTTTTATACAAGGCTCCTTTTTTAAACCTAAATACTATCTTGAAAAAAGAGTAGTAGAATTTTTTAAGCACTTTATTTAAAACTTCTCTCATATAATAAGTAAAATTATAAATTAAGGAGCGTGGTATGAAATTCTTTATTTCTTTTATACTACTACTAACTATGATGAATGCAATGGATTTGAAGCCTTGGAAGGGCAAAATAGATACACTCAGTGATGAAGAAAAATATGTACTTATAAGCAAAGGTACAGAGTCTCCATACTCTGGTAAATACACAAATGAAAAGTCAAATGGCGTTTATACTTGTAAAATATGCGAAACTCCTCTTTACAAATCTAGTGCTAAATTTGATTCAAATTGTGGTTGGCCAAGTTTTGATGACGCGATAGAGGGAGCAGTTAAAAGAGTTCCAGATGCAGATGGAAGACGCGTAGAAATTGTTTGTGCTAAATGTGGTGGACATCTTGGTCATGTTTTTGAGGGCGAAGGTTTTACAGATAAAAACACTAGACACTGTGTAAATTCTATCTCTTTAAATCTAGATGCTAAAAAAGAGAAAAAAGATTCTGCTCTGTCTTACGCTTACTTTGCTGGTGGATGTTTTTGGGGAGTTGAGTATTACTTAGAAAAACTAGATGGAGTTAAAGAAGTTCGCTCTGGTTTTATGGGTGGTCATGTTAAAAATCCAGGATACTATGAAGTTGTTGCTGGAAAAACTGGGCATCTAGAGGCTGTTGAAGTTGTTTATGACAAAAGTCAAATCTCTTTTGAAAAAATTGCAAGAACATTTTTTGAGATTCACGACCCAACTCAAACAAATGGTCAAGGTCCTGATATTGGTGAACAATATTTAAGTGCGGTTTTCATAAACAATGAAGATGAAAAAAACACTATTAAAAAACTCATAGCTCTTTTAGATGAAAATGGATTTGACATTGCAACTAATATTCTTCCATCTGTAGAGTTTTATAAAGCAGATGAAGGTCATCAAAACTACTATAACAAAAAAGGCTCACAACCATACTGCCATGGTTATAAGAAAAGGTTTTAAAGGCTAAAACTAGCCTTTAATCCCATCTGCTCTTTCATTTACCAAGAATTTAGAAAACTGTACCATATAGATAACAAAAGGTAAGCTCCATATTAGCGAAGAGTATAGATATAATTCGCTTGTGTACTCATCAAAAAATGGAATCAAACCTCTCATAAATGTTGCTAAAATAATTAAAAAGACCATTAGATGCGTATATATATTTGATGTTAGCTTTCGTCCTGTGTGTACCCAAGAGATTATTAACATAACTACTATATAGGAAAGTCCGATTCCTCCACTTGTTATAAAGTGTCTAAAGTGATTAATACCATTGATATCAGGGTTCAATAAATCCCAAGCCATAAGTACATAACCAATACTAAACAAAACATATATAGATGCTAGATATATAACATAGGGCTGATTAAGTATAAATTCATCTTTAAGTTTATACTCACTTGTTATGCCTAATATCGCGGTTCCCGCTCCAAAACCAAGCCAAGCTAAAGCTGAGTTTTGAGGGTACAAAAATTCAACAGTTGTAAAAATAATAACCATAAAAATAGCTAAATTTGTTTTTGGAGGACGAGATATAAAAACATCATCAATGCCTTTGTCTTCCATAAGTTCATTGATAGCTTCCATATTTACTCGTCTCAGAGCTAACAAAACTATAACTACAATTGCCCCAAGTGCTACTTTTAAGATATCCAGTCCTGTCGTTTGCACAAAACCAGCCTGAGATGCAAAAAACCATACTTCTATAATAAACAAAGCAACTGCCGTATAACCGATAGATGCATGTCTTTGAAGTTTATCTAGAACTGCATCTTTAGCAAACCAAATAATCCAACCAAGCATCGCAAGGTTTAAAAATGCTGTTAGATAGATGCCCGTAATATCTATAAGCCAAAAACTAACGCGTCCTGCTAACCAAAGCATAACAACATACTTTAGTCGTTTTCCAACTAATGGAACAAGTCCAGGGAAAAGTTCAGGAAGTCCTGTTGCAAGAAATGCCAAAACACCTGCTGTTATAAGTCCATATAACATCTCATAAACATGCCAAGTTAAAACATCTTGCATAAAAGGAATACTTAAAGTTCCACTCCAAACAAGCCCCCAAAGAACCATACTAATAACTATGTATGGAGCTAAAAGTAAAAATATTGGTCTAAATCCATACGCTAAATATGGGGGAACATTTTTTTCATCAGGATAGTAAAGATAATGGTTTGTAGCTCGTAATTTTTCTTCTTGTTGTTTTTCACTCATTACTTTAACTCCAATTCAAATGTATCTATGATCTCTTCATCTTGCAATATTTTAGCACTCTCATTATAAACATATTTATCATCTCTTTTCTTTTGAGCAAGTGCATATGAAAACTTTTTAACAATATGTCCTGGGTCGGCTTTTAAAAGGAGTATTTCATCGCTAAGTCTAATCGCTTCCATCAAATCGTGTGTTATAAAAAGTATGCTTATCTCTTTTTTTTCAATCATTTCTATAAGTATGGCTTGAAGTTCTTTTTTTAGCCCTATATCTAAAGCAGAAAAAGGTTCATCAAGAAAAAGAAGAGATGGCTTTAGAACTAAGGCTCTTGCAAAACTAACGCGTTGACGCATTCCTCCACTTAAGTCTTTTGGAAATTTTTCAAAGTCACTCTCTTCAAGACCAAACTTTATAGCAATCTCTCTTGAGCTAGCTATTGCCTCTTTTTTATTTACACCTGCACCTAACAAACCTAAAGAGATGTTATCTATAACATTTTTCCAAGGGAGAAGTCTTGCATCTTGAAAAGCAAAAGCACTACTTTTAAATGTGTTAATCACACTTCCTTCTTCTACATCTAACAAGTTTGCACAAAGATGCAAAAGTGTAGTTTTTCCACCGCCACTAGGTCCAACGATAGATAAGACTTCACCTTTATGTAGAGTAAAATTAATATCTCTTAATATCTCTGTAAAACCAAAATGATGATTTAACTTTTTTACCTCTAACTTCTCCATAGTTCAACCTCTCTTTTGATTGGCTCTAGCACTATGTACTCTATAAACATAAGTGAACCTATCATAATGACAACAAGAGCAAGCGCGGTTGGAGTGTCTAACTGACTTCTTGCAACTGCAAGTGTTGCGCCGATGCCATCACTTGTAGCTAAAAGTTCAGCCATTACAACTATCTTCCAAGCCATACCTAGCGCACTTACCCAAGCAGGAAAAACATAAGAAAATATATGAGGAAAATAAACATCTAAAAACTTCATGTGCCAAGGTAGCTTAAAACTATCAGCCATCTCCTTTAAGTCGCCATCAAGTGTTCGTGTCCCCTGAAGTGCACCAACAAAGATTATGGGAAAAGAGGCAACGATAACAGTAAAGATAACAGTCTCATCTCCCATACCAAACCAAATCATCGCTAAAACTATCCATGCGATAGGAGGCATTCCAACCAAAATAGTAACAATAGGACGACTCATCATAGATGCTGTTACAAAGAAACCTGCAATAAGTCCAAGAGTAGAACCAAGAAGTAAAGAGATACCAAAACCAACAGAAGCACGATACAAGGTTATATTTATCTGCTCTAAGATTTCTTTATCGCCAAGCATTATATAAAGTGTTCTAAAGGTTTCTTCTGGAGATGGAAGAACCAAATCTCCATAAATTTGATTTCCCATATCCCAAACAGCTATGAAAAGAAAGATAGATGCTATTGACCCCCAACCACTCCACAAGTAAGCTGGAAAATCTTTAAGTATTTTTAGAGCAAATTTCATCTAAGGAGCTTTGTAATAAAAACTATCTTGAGGAAGTTTGCCACCAATACTCTTCGGGTCCTCTTCTTTTAAAATATTGAAAAAGAATTCCATTTTTTCTTTAGAATCTCGAGCTGATATACTTTTCATATTTAAATGTGAAATAGAATCAGCTACACCATCTTCGCTTAGCATTTTTATCTCTTTTGCTACTAAAACACCTGCTTGCTTAGGGTTAGACATATACCACTCAAGTGATTTATCATACTCTTGCATAAATCTAGAAATAACATGAGCATCTTTCATTCTACCAAGTACAGCCATTCCAGCCTGAGGAACATTGTTGTCTGTATTAAAGACTTTTGCCCACTCATCTTGCAAGTTTACACTTCTATATAAATCAGGAGCGACTATACTAATAGGGAATGATTTTGTTTTACGAAGAGCCACTGAAATCGCAGGTTCAGCGAGAAGAGAGTGGTCTATTCTTCTCATTATTAACATCTGCATAGCATCTATAGGACTAGCTACATAGACTAACTCAAAATCTTTTTTAGGGTCTAGACCTTGTTTTTTTAGAAGTTGTTTAAAGACGATGTCTGGCATATCTGCACGAAAAGGAATCGCAATCTTTTTACCTTTAAAATCTTTTAAAGTTTTCAGATTTTTATCTCGACTTATCATGCCAAGAATTCCCCAGACAGAAACATTTAAAAGTTTTACATCTACACCCTTATTGTTTAAAATCGCTGCTGTATTTGTAGGAATTGCTACAAAATCAACATCCCCTTTTATAACGATTGCTCTAAGTTCATCAGGGTTTTTCCATAATCGAAACTCAACTTTTTTTGCAACATCTTTTAATGCACCTCTCTCAATCATATGTAAGATAGGATGAGATACAGATGCAAAAGGTCCTGCAATAACAATCTTTTCTAATTTCTCATTAGCTTGAAGCAAACTAATTGTTAGCGTTAGTAGTAAAAAAACATTTATAAAGTTTTTCATTTTATTTCCTCAAATATTAATTATTGCATCATATCAGTAATGATATTAATTATCATTGACTTTAATCAACATTTGAGTTTTTTTCTCTAAAATGAGTAGTTTAATCTAGCATATACATATCGTCCTCTAATATAATACTTATTTTGTCCCTCACCAATATGTTTTACATCACTTAAGTTTTCAGCTCCTGCTCTAAGTGTTAAATCTTCTAGAAACTCTTTAGAAAATTGCAAACCTAAAGTAGCATAGTCATCTATAGTTGCACCATCAGATGCTTTTTGACTTCCTACATAGTTAACTCTAAAATCACTACCAATCTCCCATGGAAGGTCAATTGAAAGCTTTAAGTTAGCTGTGTGTGCAGGTCGATTATGCAATTCCTTTTTTGTATCTTTATTTTCAGTGTCAAGGAATGTATAGTTTAAATTAAAATCAAGTGTATCAAAGATTTTATTTTGAGTAAATTCCAATTCAACACCATCTATTCTAGCTTTACCTACATTTGAGTAAAGATACTCTCTGTAAGTCATTGGTCCAACTATTGTATCTCCTGTATGAAGATTATCTATGAGATCTGTTAGTTCAGTATGAAAATAAGTTGCTACAAATGTTATCTGATCTTTTTCATAATCATATCCTATCTCAAATGTATCAGATTTTTCAGGTTTTAGATTGTCATTACCATGAAACCTATGAAAAGTTTTAGGCATTCCATTAAATGGAGGTCCTGCTGGATAAAATTCTACAGGAATTGCAACACCGTACTCACTTGAGTTCTGCGTAACCGTTGGGGCACTAAAACCATGACCATATCCAGCCTTAAGTCTGCTATTATCACTCAACTTATATACAAGGTTTGCCTTAGGGGAAAACTCTCCACCAAACCTCTCATGCTTGTCATATCTAGCACCTATGGTAAGGATTGTACTACTTCCTATTTCAATTTCATCTTGCAAATATACAGAAGCATAGTTTATTGAATCTTCAAACCCTTTACTTGTGTCATCTGCCGCATCATCATATTTTTTTCTATACTTTTCTTTTCTATACTCCCCGCCAAATACTATGAAATTATTATCAAACGAAGCAATTTTTAATTCTGCATTAAGTGTATCATCACCCATTTTATGAGTATATTCAAACTGATCGGTATGAGAATCTGAAGTATTTTTGTAATATTTTACATTTAAACTAATATCGCTAAAGTCTTTTTGATAACCTATCGAATAGTGAGTTTTATCAATGTTATATAACTCTTTATACTCATTAGTCTCTCTTATTTCATTTCCTAAAATTGCAAATGCTGTTATTTGCTGAGTAGCATCTATATCAAACCAAGCTTTTAACATCAAGTTTTTAATCTTTTTACCCTCTACTTCTGTAGTTTTATCTACATCTTCAGGTTTTGTGGTTTTAGAATTTGCATACCCAATTATTGAAAAGCTGTCTGTTATTTTACCGCCTCCTGAAACTGAAAAATCTATATTTTCCCCTCCATCTCTTGAGCTATCTCCTCCTTCTAAGGTTATATCTCCCTGAATTTTTTCTACTGGTTTTTTAGTTATTATGTTAATAACTCCACCAATTGCACTTGAACCATAAAGTGCACTCATTGGTCCACGAATCACTTCTATCTTTGAAATAGCATTAATAGGTATCCAGTTGTACTGAAAATCACTATGACCAATCTGTGCGTCACTTCCAGAAATTCTCTCTCCATCCACCAAAATAAGTGTATCTTTAGAGTCGGTACCACGAATACTGATATTTTGTCTACCGTTAATAGAGGAGTCATTCATTCCCATATTTAAACCAACAACACCTTCTAAAATTTCTTGTATTGATGACGCCCCTGTTTTTTTTATGTCTTCTGCTGTAATAACAGAAAAACTCCCTGCTGTATCTAGTGCTGTTCTTTGTGTTTTTGCTGTTACAATAACATCTCTTAAATCATCAGCTGCATTTATAGAATTTATTAATATACTACTTACTAACAAACTTAAATATATTTTATTTTTCATTACTTTCCTTTACATATGATAATAATAAGCATTATCATTAAACAAATATAAAAAAGTTATCTTACTTTTTTATAAAACTACTTACCCCTTATTTCCCTCTCCTTATAAATTAAATTTTACTACTCCTCTTGTTTTGTTATCAATGCCAATTTATTTAAAGAGTGTGTTTTTAACAAGTCTAAAATTCGTACTACTCGAGAATATGGAACATCTTTATCAATGTAAAACATTATCATCTTTCCATCTTTTGCTAAAGGCAGTACCTTGAACATTATCTCTTCATAACTTACTTTATCTCCATTAACTGCAAGTGAGTCTTTTGATAATTCAATACTAAGAGTTTTTTTCTCTTGTACTTCTTTACTTGCTCCCGCGTTAGGAAGTTCAAGCATAAGAGCGAGTTCCTCTTTTTTAAAAACAGAACTCACTAAGAAAAAAATCAATAAAATAAATATAATATCAACCATAGGAGTCATATCTAACCCTAAGGGCTCACGACGCTTCATAAATTCCTGCTATTTTTTGTATTAATATCTGCTCTGTTTTATCTAATTCACCGATAAAATAATTGTAAAATATATAAGCTGGAATCGCTACAACTAATCCACCAACCGTTGTGATTAGTGCAGTTGAAATACCTTTTGCAAACTGTGTTGGGTCGCCAAGTCCATGAATCATAATCCCTTCAAATGCCATAAATATCCCAAGAACCGTGCCAAGAAGCCCTAAAAGTGGTGATATCGTTGATACAATCTTAAGAGTTGTAAGCCCCATCTCAAGTGGTGCAATTAAAGCGGCTGCTCTTAATTCTGCTCTATCTGATGGTAAATCAATATTTCTTGTACGAAATTTAAAAAGCGTAATAGAAGCTATTTTCCATATTATTATTATCGTTCCTACTATTGCCATAGCGAATAATATATACATAATTACTCCACCTTTATCTAAATAGTATTGCATTTTTTAATCCTTTAGTGCATATATTATTGGCACATTTAATTCCCATTTATCTAAATTTTGGGGTAGTGGCTTAAAACGATTCAGTTCTACTAAAAGCATTTTTGCCGCCTTATTTAATCTATTATATGGGCATGGGGAGTCTATCTTTACTGACTTAATATGTCCATATTTTGTAATAATAAAGGAAATTTTAACAACTCCTTGTTGATTCATTCTTCTTGCATGTCGTGGATATTTTAAGTGTTGTTTTATCCATGCTGCTAACTCTGAGAGATAAATATCTTTTTGTTCTTCAAGAAGATTTTTTCTAGCTTGTTGAGTTTTTCTAAACTCTTCTTCTCTTGCAAGTTTTTCTTTTTGAAGTTGCTCTAATATCTCTTGTTCTAACTTTTCTTTTTGTGCTAGTTTTTCTTTTATTTGAGCATCCTCATCTACAATCTGAGGTTTTTTTACAATTTTTTTTTCTACCTTCTTTACTACTCTTTTTCTAGGTTTCTTTATTGGTTTTTTAGGTAGCTTTTTTTCTGTCTTTATTCTTGTATTAACTATAGTCACATAATGTATGGACTCTGTTTTTGAAGCACTTAATTTTAAAGTATCAGTCTTTTTAATATTTTGAGCCAATAAAATTGATGCCATTAAAAGCGTACTAACAATGGCACCAATTAAAAAACTAAAATCTTCACTTCTTTTTATCATAACTTTTACTTTAAACTTTGCTTCTTGTTGCTTCGCATCTCTAAAAGAACACCAAGCAAGACTAAAAATAAAATAAACATCCACATTGCAACAGAATCATAGTTAACCTTTTCTTTTATATCTTTTTTTACTTCTTCAAGTTTTTGACCTTTAACTTTAGCTTTTACTTTTACTACTGGCTTGCTTTGTGCTTTTAGGGCATTTGCAACAGGAGTGGCAATAGGTATGCTTAAACCATAACCAGCCGCTTTTTGGGCCTTGATAAAGTCTTTTAGTTTATTATTTAGAGTTTTATGATTGTGTTTCTTAGATATCTCTTCTAAAGTTTCCACAAGCTTTTTAATTGTTTTAGCATCTGTTTGAAAGTACCCCTTTCTAACAGCTTCTAGCATCACCTCCGCCATTTGTGCACGAGCAGTAGGATTTGTTTTTTCAAACCACTCATCCATATTCATATCATACTTATCATCATAGTAAATCTCTACAAATTCTTGCCATTGGTCTGAACGAACACCATCGGGATAAACCACCTGCCATCCCCAAAAATTATTTACTACATCTAAAACACGAGTAGCACCACTATAACCGCTATCTTGCATCTCTTTTATCCACTTAGGATTATAGTACCTTGAACGCAACTCATTAGAAATAAATTCACTAACATCTTGCATCTTTGCATTATTTGGATCTCTTAGATTCGAGATTAGCATCTGTGGACTTTTACCATCTAAATGACGAATAGCAAGTGCGATTGAGCCAAAATATCCATAAGGGTCATCAGATGTCATCATCCCATACAGGTTTGATGTACGGCTAAACATTACAGCATCTGTGCCTTTTAAGTTTTGTGCAAACATATCTATATCTTTTACTCTTGTTCCCCATCTAGATTCATCAGAACCATAAATATAACCTGAAGTTCGAATAAAATTCTCAGCAATCCTCGTCTCTTTATCCCATGTCTCTGAAACGGACACAGTGCCTGAAACACCATTCCCATATTTACCTTGTGCTGCAGAGAACATACGAATGGTAGATAGATACTGAGCTTCTTTTTTATCATATCCCTTATCTAAGAGCATTTTTTTCAAAGATAGAGCATGTAGGCGAACATAATTATGCTCTTCTTTGAGAGCTGCAATCTTCTCAACTCCTTCATTGATTACTCTCATAACATTAGGAAAAGTATCACGATAAAGACCTGTTGCTTGTATAACCACATCTATGCGAGGTCTTTTTAACTCACTATAAGAGATAACTTCAACACCACTTATTTTCCCACGACCCATTTTCATCCCAGCATAAAACATCTCTTTCATCTTAGTAGGCATTAAAAAATCAAACATTTTAATTCTCTGGACTGTAACAAATGAAGCAATCCATTTGGCAAAATCTTCGCCAAACATCCCTGCTAACATTCCTTTTGCCATACTTTGAACCATCTCATCACTTATGCCACCTTCACTCCAAAGAGGTCTAATACCCATTGCATAAAGTATTTGGGATTCTAGTACACCAAAATGGCGCATAGTTTCTAGTGACCATAAATTAAAAGTTATCTTTTGAGGGTATTTCCCATGTTTTGCATAGTAGTTTTCAATATAATCTTTCATAATTTTAGAGCCTGTCTCATAGGCGGCCTCTGTTGGGATACGCTGGGGGTCAAAGCTATACATATTCATACCAGTAGGGATAGATTCAGGGCTTCTTACAGGATCACCACCTACGCTAGTTTCTATATATCCAGCATCTAAACCTTTTAATAAATTTTGCATCTCTTTATTGTTTACAAAATTATCTCTATAAATTCTTGCCGTTTGTATAAATGGTCTTAATCCACCATCGAGCGAATCCAGACTTTTGTTTTGTATAACATGCTTTTGTAGCATCTTATAAACTTTTGTTTTATTTAAATCTTTGTAGTTTATACCTGCTAGTCCATTTTCACCCTCAACAGTTTTTATAAAAGTATCTCCTAGCATTGACATGAGCGTTTGTACCATATGGTCATCTTTTGGATATGAACCATATTTATGCATACCAAGAGGAGTTAAGGTTGAACTTAAACCATTTAGATAATCATACAAATCTGACACAAAAACATCTGTCTCATTTTCCATCATCTCTTTAGTATATTTCATATCTTTATGTAAGCTCATCTTTATAGTTAAAGCTATAAGTTGCTTTTTATTGTTTTGTTTTACAGCATCACTACTCTGCTTATACTGGTTTATCAAATCCATAATATCACTTAACTCTTTGTAAGTTCCACTAACACCAAATGGCGGTGTTTGATGAGAAATCAATGTTGCTCTACCGCGTCTTTTTGCTTGGATGCCCTCTGCAAGATTATTTGTAATATATGGATATATATTTGGTAGTTCTCCAACACTAAGAAGAGGTGAATCGTAGATGCTAAGACCTCTCTCTTTTCCGTAAGTCCACTCATAAGTTCCGTGTGTACCTAGATGCACAATCGCATCATTTTGCTGTCTTACATATAGATATACTGCAAGGTAATGATGGGGTACTGGCGAGGCAGTATCATGATAGATTCTTCCCTCATAAATTTTTCTTCCCATTCTGTCTTGCCCAATATTGGAGCGACTAGGTTGTGGGAGTAAAGTAACCTTTCCTTTTTTCAGTCTTGGGATTATGAAGTATTTTTTTCCATCTTTGGTATGAAGAAATTTACTTTTTCTTGGATGTCCCCATTTTTTATTTATCTGATTTCGA
Coding sequences:
- a CDS encoding TonB-dependent receptor plug domain-containing protein, coding for MKNKIYLSLLVSSILINSINAADDLRDVIVTAKTQRTALDTAGSFSVITAEDIKKTGASSIQEILEGVVGLNMGMNDSSINGRQNISIRGTDSKDTLILVDGERISGSDAQIGHSDFQYNWIPINAISKIEVIRGPMSALYGSSAIGGVINIITKKPVEKIQGDITLEGGDSSRDGGENIDFSVSGGGKITDSFSIIGYANSKTTKPEDVDKTTEVEGKKIKNLMLKAWFDIDATQQITAFAILGNEIRETNEYKELYNIDKTHYSIGYQKDFSDISLNVKYYKNTSDSHTDQFEYTHKMGDDTLNAELKIASFDNNFIVFGGEYRKEKYRKKYDDAADDTSKGFEDSINYASVYLQDEIEIGSSTILTIGARYDKHERFGGEFSPKANLVYKLSDNSRLKAGYGHGFSAPTVTQNSSEYGVAIPVEFYPAGPPFNGMPKTFHRFHGNDNLKPEKSDTFEIGYDYEKDQITFVATYFHTELTDLIDNLHTGDTIVGPMTYREYLYSNVGKARIDGVELEFTQNKIFDTLDFNLNYTFLDTENKDTKKELHNRPAHTANLKLSIDLPWEIGSDFRVNYVGSQKASDGATIDDYATLGLQFSKEFLEDLTLRAGAENLSDVKHIGEGQNKYYIRGRYVYARLNYSF
- a CDS encoding biopolymer transporter ExbD gives rise to the protein MKRREPLGLDMTPMVDIIFILLIFFLVSSVFKKEELALMLELPNAGASKEVQEKKTLSIELSKDSLAVNGDKVSYEEIMFKVLPLAKDGKMIMFYIDKDVPYSRVVRILDLLKTHSLNKLALITKQEE
- a CDS encoding TonB family protein yields the protein MIKRSEDFSFLIGAIVSTLLMASILLAQNIKKTDTLKLSASKTESIHYVTIVNTRIKTEKKLPKKPIKKPRKRVVKKVEKKIVKKPQIVDEDAQIKEKLAQKEKLEQEILEQLQKEKLAREEEFRKTQQARKNLLEEQKDIYLSELAAWIKQHLKYPRHARRMNQQGVVKISFIITKYGHIKSVKIDSPCPYNRLNKAAKMLLVELNRFKPLPQNLDKWELNVPIIYALKD
- a CDS encoding MotA/TolQ/ExbB proton channel family protein is translated as MQYYLDKGGVIMYILFAMAIVGTIIIIWKIASITLFKFRTRNIDLPSDRAELRAAALIAPLEMGLTTLKIVSTISPLLGLLGTVLGIFMAFEGIMIHGLGDPTQFAKGISTALITTVGGLVVAIPAYIFYNYFIGELDKTEQILIQKIAGIYEAS
- a CDS encoding cobaltochelatase subunit CobN, which encodes MIRCLLLALLLFMPFVQADEGVNIKSDILILSTNMGKNRQERKAELLKEQLAPYSISSEIIFNLDEDKARETFKDRRLVIIDALDGKHGVASLLRRYEDILEDTKTPYIALKLEYKKFGNMDEEFASTILDYFSQAGKYNYAQGAAFLARAYFSTQTNPQPVHKMSNTGIYHPNKGKGTFENLDEYWKTLSDDEKNSPMVGIVIHKENISSDDTVIVDTAIKQLTSAGITPIVFYTKVGEEDFAGERFFTKDGKQLIDLIISFQVMIMDQEQLRKDYARIGLKVMHGVIYRQGSQEVWEKDKQGISMSWIPMTYTIPEHIGYTDQLIVGALDPITKKTIPISYQLDMFMKIAINNSKLKQKQNKEKNIAIFYYNYPPGVNNFGASYMQFPESLSSILSSMKEAGYQTQSESSDYFIKTLPKSMAYYYKDSVYNEKYADLLSYDTYYEWYLTLPQETRNQINKKWGHPRKSKFLHTKDGKKYFIIPRLKKGKVTLLPQPSRSNIGQDRMGRKIYEGRIYHDTASPVPHHYLAVYLYVRQQNDAIVHLGTHGTYEWTYGKERGLSIYDSPLLSVGELPNIYPYITNNLAEGIQAKRRGRATLISHQTPPFGVSGTYKELSDIMDLINQYKQSSDAVKQNNKKQLIALTIKMSLHKDMKYTKEMMENETDVFVSDLYDYLNGLSSTLTPLGMHKYGSYPKDDHMVQTLMSMLGDTFIKTVEGENGLAGINYKDLNKTKVYKMLQKHVIQNKSLDSLDGGLRPFIQTARIYRDNFVNNKEMQNLLKGLDAGYIETSVGGDPVRSPESIPTGMNMYSFDPQRIPTEAAYETGSKIMKDYIENYYAKHGKYPQKITFNLWSLETMRHFGVLESQILYAMGIRPLWSEGGISDEMVQSMAKGMLAGMFGEDFAKWIASFVTVQRIKMFDFLMPTKMKEMFYAGMKMGRGKISGVEVISYSELKRPRIDVVIQATGLYRDTFPNVMRVINEGVEKIAALKEEHNYVRLHALSLKKMLLDKGYDKKEAQYLSTIRMFSAAQGKYGNGVSGTVSVSETWDKETRIAENFIRTSGYIYGSDESRWGTRVKDIDMFAQNLKGTDAVMFSRTSNLYGMMTSDDPYGYFGSIALAIRHLDGKSPQMLISNLRDPNNAKMQDVSEFISNELRSRYYNPKWIKEMQDSGYSGATRVLDVVNNFWGWQVVYPDGVRSDQWQEFVEIYYDDKYDMNMDEWFEKTNPTARAQMAEVMLEAVRKGYFQTDAKTIKKLVETLEEISKKHNHKTLNNKLKDFIKAQKAAGYGLSIPIATPVANALKAQSKPVVKVKAKVKGQKLEEVKKDIKEKVNYDSVAMWMFILFLVLLGVLLEMRSNKKQSLK